The Pochonia chlamydosporia 170 chromosome 3, whole genome shotgun sequence genome contains the following window.
ACTGGACGGTCAGCAGGTGCGGGCCACGACCTTTCAACGTTACTTGAATAGAGCTAACTTTTGCTTGTAGATTGGACTTGGAAACTGGCGATATAACACCGCTGAGTAAACATGCGGCGCCTGTTCGTCGCGTCGTATACAACAAGGATCACAGTACGCTTATCCCCTGCGCAGTCATAGCCTCAACTAACATGGCTAGATATCCTCGTGTCTGCTTCATGGGACAGCACGCTTAACCTACACGACCTCTCCTCCAACAGCGCCCCCATCCGCATCCCTCTCCCTGGCAAACCCCACGCCATTTCCTCCAGCCCGACCAAGATTGTTGTCGCCATGACCGGCCGCATCATCCACATCTATGACCTCAACTCCATAGCACAGCTCTTCGCCTCTGGTGGCACGGAGCTGAAGCCCTGGCAGACGCGGGAGTCGTCGCTCCGATACCTAACGAGGGCGGTTGCGTGCATGCCCAACGATGCAGGGTATGCGACGTCCAGTATCGAAGGTCGTGTTGCTGTTGAGTGGTTCGAGGACACGGCAGAGTCGCAGGCTCGCAAGTATGCCTTCAAGTGTCATAGACAACCTGCTCCGgaaggcgatggcgacaTTGTATATCCCGTTAATGCGCTGGCATTTCACCCTGTTCATGGAACATTTGCGTCAGGCGGTGGAGATGGGACCGTTGCATTGTGGGATGCAGAGGCCAAGAGACGGTTAAAGCAGTATCAAAAATTTCCCAACAGCGTTGCGGCACTGGCTTTTTCAAACGATGGCAAATACCTGGCTGTTGGCGTATGTCCTGGGTTCGAGACGGGCCAGGAGGACTACACTGGCGCTGGTGCTACGTCGATTTTGATCAGGGAATTAGGTGAGAATGAGGCAAGGGGCAAGGGCGCGAAATAAAGGGTTTGGGAGGAATATAGACCGGAGCGGTTTTGGCGAGGTACTCACCCTGAACTTCATGGCGTTCGGGCGGGTTACGGATTATTATTGACTGTTGCTTGTGTTCCGCTTTTTAGTTCCGACGACAGGGGTTTAAAAGTTGGTACGTAAATACCCAGTTATCAACTACATCGTGACAATCATAATTGGCAAATTTGACATGCAGTTGGCACATTTGGAAAGGATGCTGGAACACCGTAAATAGGGAAAGCGCATGTAGGAATTATGATTGCTTTTACCCTCCTGAGATACCAGGCAGGCGCCCAATGTCTGTAACCCAGACCCAATGCTATATAGACGCAGTATCAAGTCTACTACGGATAGTACCGT
Protein-coding sequences here:
- a CDS encoding mitotic checkpoint protein BUB3 (similar to Verticillium alfalfae VaMs.102 XP_003007433.1) translates to MAPATQFELSPPPGDAVSAIAFAPSNSSKLLVSSWDKNVYSYNVASGGSEGSLTNTYGHRAPVLDVCFGATDNEAFTAGMDWTVSRLDLETGDITPLSKHAAPVRRVVYNKDHNILVSASWDSTLNLHDLSSNSAPIRIPLPGKPHAISSSPTKIVVAMTGRIIHIYDLNSIAQLFASGGTELKPWQTRESSLRYLTRAVACMPNDAGYATSSIEGRVAVEWFEDTAESQARKYAFKCHRQPAPEGDGDIVYPVNALAFHPVHGTFASGGGDGTVALWDAEAKRRLKQYQKFPNSVAALAFSNDGKYLAVGVCPGFETGQEDYTGAGATSILIRELGENEARGKGAK